The genomic interval GTGGGAAACGGCATGGAGAAATACGTTGAGCTGCTGCCGTAGCTGAGCTTCGAGGGTACGCAGTTGTTCATTGGCATCCTGAAGGGCGGCGGTGCGTTCGTCTACCCGCTGTTCAAGCTTTTGGTTGAGGGCTTCTAGGGCCTGCTGCGCTGCCATGCGATCGCTCACCTCCTGCTGCAGGTGCCGATTTTGCTCTTCAAGCTGATGCTGGAGGCGACGCAGGTTGAGGTGTGTGTCAATCCGCGCTAAGACTTCCTGGAGCTGAAACGGCTTGGTGATATAGTCCACCCCCCCCATCTCAAACGCCATCACCTTATCCAGGACGTCGTCTAAGGCGCTGATGAAGATAATCGGAATATCACGGGTGCGATCGCTTTCCTTAAGCTGGCGGCACACGTCATAGCCGCTCATGTCTGGCATATTGATATCCAGCAAAATCAGATCGGGAAGAATCGCCCGAATGGCCCTCAGGGCGCGATCGCCATTAATCGCCTTGCGCACCTTGTAGCCAGAATCCGTCAGCATGACCGATAATAGCCGCAGATTATCCGGCATATCGTCCACGATAAGAATATCCGCCAGCGGCGGATCAGCCACAGGATGCATCGCCTCGTCTGGAACGTGAGCCATTCCCTTCATAGGATCACCACAAGGATATTTCTTTATTGCCCATACCGCAGCGCTATCATGCGCTAAACGACCGCTTCTCTTGTCGATGGCTATCGGTTAAACCATCAAGACAGGCGGTCAGGACACATTGATCTCACGAACAGAGCTCACGAAAACCTAGAGTTGAGTGTTCAGCAGGACGATTCAGGTTCCAATGCCCATAAGAGGCCAGGTAACCTGACCTCTAGGGCATTGGGGCGACTTAGACTAGACCGGTGCCGATAGGATGCTTCCTAAGGGCAGGCGATCGCGAAACGACTTAATAGGCGTCTTGCAGCTCGTAGAAGTCTGGAGAAATGTAGTCTTTCCGCAGGGGCCAGCCTACCCAGTCTTCAGGCATCAAGATCCGCTTCAGGTTGGGATGCCCTTCATAGACAATCCCATACATATCGTAGGATTCGCGTTCTTGCCAGTCGGCAGCCTTCCAAATCCAGTACACCGACGGGATGCGTGGATCCTGCCGAGGCAGAAACACCTTCACCCGCACTTCCTCGGGGCGATCGGCATTGTCATACACCTTACACAGATGGTACATGCTCACCAAATCGCCACCGGGGCCCATGTCATAGGCACCTTGGCATTGCAGATAGTTGAAGCCATAGGCATAGAGGGCTGTGCAGAAAGGAATCAGCACGTCCCGATCGACCTTCAGCACTGGAATACCGGAGTGATCTGGCTCCAAGCTTTCATGCTGAAAGCCGTTCTCAGTGAGCCAGCGCGATACGGCACTGGCCTCGACTATCTTAGACTCCTGCTCCTCGGCAGGGGTAGCCTCATCAACCATTGCGCTCCTCCTCCTGGGTAACTTGCTGCTGTAGGGCTGGCACGGGCATTCCGGTCGCTGCGGCCAATTCTTGAGGTGGTGCTTGCCGAGAGGCGGAGCGAATATATTCCCCCGTCAAAATCTCGGGCACCACCTTCATCTTGTGCTTCACGGTGAAGTAGCGATGGGTTTGGTCGAAGCTACCCCTTTCTTGCAAGGCCTCGTTGGAGATCTTCTTGCGCAGTTTGATGATCGCATCAATGATGGCTTCGGGGCGGGGCGGACAGCCGGGAATGTAGACATCCACTGGAATCAGCTTATCGACTCCCCGCACTGCCGTCGGTGAATCAGAGCTGAACATGCCGCCGGTGATTGTGCAGGCTCCCATGGCGATCACATATTTGGGATCGGGCATTTCTTCGTAGAGCCGTACCAGTGCCGGAGCCATTTTCATGGTGACCGTGCCGGCGGTGATCAACAAATCGGCTTGGCGAGGACTGGCCCGAGGCACTAACCCAAAGCGATCGAAGTCGAAGCGAGAGCCAATCAGCGCCGCAAATTCGATAAAGCAGCAGGCCGTACCGTAGAGCATGGGCCAGAGGCTGGAAAGGCGCGCCCAGTTATGCAGATCATCCACGGTGGTGAGGATGACGTTTTCTGACAAATCCTTGGTGACTTGCGGAGCCCCAATGGGGTTCATAATCCGCTCATCGGATGTCGTAATTGATGGGGTGCCGGAATTCATGACCATTCCAATGCTCCTTTTCTCCAAGCGTAGACAAGACCAATAACTAGAATTGCGATAAAAATTAACGCTTCTATGAATGCAAGCAGCCCAAGTTGGCTGAATGCTACCGCCCAGGGATAGAGAAACACGGTTTCTACATCAAAGATGACAAAGACCAGGGCAAACATGTAGTAGCGAATATTGAACTGGATCCATGCACCCCCCACGGGTTCCATCCCAGATTCGTAGGTTGTTCGCCGTTCGACGCCCGTGCGCTTAGGGCGAACCAGTTTGGAGACGGACAGGGCAAGGACGGGCACCAGCCCACAAATAATGAGGAAGCCTAGAAGATACTCGTAGCCGCTGAGTACAAACACGATGTCGCTGTAGCTGTAGGGTTTCTAGTAGCCATGTTACTTGTTTTTTACATTATAAGGAATCAGGCTAATGGTCGCAGAGGCAAGAAGTGTTGATTTCCATGGCTGAAATCGTATGCCCATGGCGAGGTTGCCCTAAAAATTGCTAGATTTGCGGATGCTCCAGACCTGTCTTAGGGATGAGTCTTTGCCGTCGATCGCCCTAGTTGCATCGGTGAAGACGTTCATGGACTAGAGATGCCCCATGGACAACAGCCCAGATGCCCGATAGGGAGCGATCGCCCCTGAAGGATGAAAAATCTTGGTGCAGCAACCCGAGTCCAAGGTTCTAGAATTATCGTGACTCGGTATTTGATCCAAAGAACTCATTCTAAAGCACTGATTCTAAAGCACCGATAGAGTACACCAAGGCAAACAGCACTATGGCAGTTCATATTTCTCCAGCGTTGCTCGCAACGAAGCCCATTCAGTTTGGAACCGATGGGTGGCGAGGACTGATCGCGGCGGATTTTACGTTTGAGCGCGTCATGCAGGTTGCACCGCGAGCAGCCCAAGTTCTTAGCCAGCACTATGGTGAAGGGACGTGCCGCACCGTGGTGGTAGGCTACGATCGCCGCTTCCTTTCTGAGGAATTTGCCCAGGTGGCTGGGGAGGCCATCCAGGCGGCGGGGTTTGATGTGCTGTTTGCTGAGGGCTATGCACCCACGCCGGCTTTTAGCTGGGCTGCCAAGCAGCACAATGCTCTAGGCGCGATTGTGATTACGGCTAGCCACAACCCAGGGGTCTATTCTGGCTTGAAGGTGAAGGGAGCCTTTGGTGGATCGGTGTCTCCTGAGGTGACCCAGCAGATTGAAGCTATCCTGGATCAACCCCTGCCGGCGGCAGCCCAACCGGGAACCTGGACAACCTTTGACCCCTGGGAAAGCTACTGTGCGGGTCTCCGGGCCATGGTGGATATTGCGGGCATTCAGAAGGCGATCGCTGATGGTACGCTCACCGTGTTTGCGGATGTGATGCATGGCGCGGCGGCGAGCGGTCTAGCGCGGCTGTTGGGCGATGGCATTCATGAACTAAATGGCGATCGCGATCCTCTCTTTGGCGGCGGTGCGCCTGAGCCTTTGCCGCGCTATATTCCTGACCTATTTAAGGCGATCAAAACCCAGCGCCAGGCCGATGCTAAGGGGTTAATTACCGGCCTGGTGTTTGACGGCGACAGCGATCGCGTGGCCGCTGTTGATGGTCAAGGAAATTTTCTGAGTTCCCAGGTGCTCATTCCTGTGTTAATTGAGCATTTGGCAACCCGACGCGGTTTCAGCGGCGAGATTGTCAAAACCATTAGCGGCTCGAACCTGATTCCTAAGGTGGCGGCGCTCTACGGGCTATCGGTCTACGAGACCCCCATCGGCTACAAGTACATTGCCGATCGCATGTTGTCGGCGGCGGTGCTGCTGGGGGGCGAAGAATCTGGCGGTATCGGCTATGGGCATCACATTCCTGAACGGGATGCTCTGCTCTCGGCTCTCTACGTTCTTGAAGCTGTCGTCCAGGCAGGACAAGACATCAGCGACCAGCACAAGCGCCTGCAGGAGGTCACCCAGTTTAGCTCCACCTACGATCGCATTGACCTGCCCCTCGCCAGCATGGAGGTGCGATCGCGCCTCTTGCAGGCCCTAGAGGAGCAAACCCCGACGGAAATTGCTGGGCAAGCGGTCACCCGTTGCCTTGCCATTGATGGCTATAAATTTGACCTAGCTGATGAAAGCTGGCTGCTCATCCGCTTTAGCGGCACCGAGCCCGTCCTACGTCTCTACTCAGAGGCCACTACCATGGATCGGGTCAAGGCAAACCTACACTGGGCCAAGGACTGGGCCAATGCGATCGCTTAGCACTCTGCGACGGAAGGTTGCTCTGTAGTAGGGCATCAGCGTTCCCCACCATTGTCCCCTGAGCGAAATCGAAGGGAGCAATGGTGGGCTTTTGGCTTTCTCCCTTTGGGAGACGTTACACGTTGGCGTAGCCTGTCCTCAGGACAAACGACTCCGCTCAGCCAGCCCATACCCAATGAATCAATAGCACTAGAAATTAACTTCCTAGACCTTTTATGACCGCTCACGACATCTGGTCAGGGCAGCAGGGTGTGACCTCTTGTTCCAAGAGTGAAACGAGAGGGATTACTTGAACTTTTGGCGAATGAAGGTCAAGATTTGCACCATTTGCTTCTTGAGCATGTCGATTTCGGCCTGCATCTTGGCAATCTTATCGTTCAGCGCCTGGATTTCTTCTGCATTACCAGCCACCACCTGCTCCGTACCCATGGATGGGGTAGAAGGAGCTGGCCAGTTGCGGAATTTG from Leptolyngbya sp. CCY15150 carries:
- a CDS encoding phosphoglucomutase/phosphomannomutase family protein; its protein translation is MAVHISPALLATKPIQFGTDGWRGLIAADFTFERVMQVAPRAAQVLSQHYGEGTCRTVVVGYDRRFLSEEFAQVAGEAIQAAGFDVLFAEGYAPTPAFSWAAKQHNALGAIVITASHNPGVYSGLKVKGAFGGSVSPEVTQQIEAILDQPLPAAAQPGTWTTFDPWESYCAGLRAMVDIAGIQKAIADGTLTVFADVMHGAAASGLARLLGDGIHELNGDRDPLFGGGAPEPLPRYIPDLFKAIKTQRQADAKGLITGLVFDGDSDRVAAVDGQGNFLSSQVLIPVLIEHLATRRGFSGEIVKTISGSNLIPKVAALYGLSVYETPIGYKYIADRMLSAAVLLGGEESGGIGYGHHIPERDALLSALYVLEAVVQAGQDISDQHKRLQEVTQFSSTYDRIDLPLASMEVRSRLLQALEEQTPTEIAGQAVTRCLAIDGYKFDLADESWLLIRFSGTEPVLRLYSEATTMDRVKANLHWAKDWANAIA
- the ndhC gene encoding photosynthetic/respiratory NAD(P)H-quinone oxidoreductase subunit C — its product is MFVLSGYEYLLGFLIICGLVPVLALSVSKLVRPKRTGVERRTTYESGMEPVGGAWIQFNIRYYMFALVFVIFDVETVFLYPWAVAFSQLGLLAFIEALIFIAILVIGLVYAWRKGALEWS
- a CDS encoding NADH dehydrogenase subunit K: MNPIGAPQVTKDLSENVILTTVDDLHNWARLSSLWPMLYGTACCFIEFAALIGSRFDFDRFGLVPRASPRQADLLITAGTVTMKMAPALVRLYEEMPDPKYVIAMGACTITGGMFSSDSPTAVRGVDKLIPVDVYIPGCPPRPEAIIDAIIKLRKKISNEALQERGSFDQTHRYFTVKHKMKVVPEILTGEYIRSASRQAPPQELAAATGMPVPALQQQVTQEEERNG
- a CDS encoding NAD(P)H-quinone oxidoreductase subunit J, whose translation is MVDEATPAEEQESKIVEASAVSRWLTENGFQHESLEPDHSGIPVLKVDRDVLIPFCTALYAYGFNYLQCQGAYDMGPGGDLVSMYHLCKVYDNADRPEEVRVKVFLPRQDPRIPSVYWIWKAADWQERESYDMYGIVYEGHPNLKRILMPEDWVGWPLRKDYISPDFYELQDAY